In Thermovirga sp., one DNA window encodes the following:
- the rimO gene encoding 30S ribosomal protein S12 methylthiotransferase RimO: MKVFLLSLGCSKNQVDSEAIAGVLGKGGHRLVATSDEADAAIVNTCGFIAPAVEESIDAILDLEILRQSGKLKFLGIVGCLVNRYEKDLRSEIPSADLFARAGDTEAIAKAMIGGHPCQNRILLPGTPSWTRYLKISEGCDNRCSYCTIPSIRGPFASVPSTIIYEEAARLVSEGAREICLVAQDLTAYGQDAGDEVDLDLLIDGFEDRFEREDLWFRLLYLNPGRVDRNLIEKVVSSDLFLNYLDMPVQHASARILEAMNRGGAEGERALDLFSFARSLDPWFALRTTIMVGFPGETAEDFEKLLAFLKSAKIDRVGVFPFYPEEGTPAAAMEGQVDEDVKRERMERLFSLQEEISLDRQKLFEGAVLKVLVDGCHPEDEYLEGRSFREALEVDGVIEASFKEVIRPGEFVKVRILEALEHDLVGEVVTP, from the coding sequence ATGAAAGTATTCCTTTTAAGCCTTGGCTGTTCCAAAAATCAGGTTGACAGCGAAGCAATTGCGGGGGTTCTCGGAAAAGGTGGTCATCGCTTGGTAGCAACCTCCGATGAAGCTGACGCGGCGATCGTTAACACCTGTGGTTTTATCGCTCCCGCCGTGGAGGAGAGCATCGATGCCATCCTGGACCTGGAAATCCTCAGGCAATCGGGAAAACTGAAATTCCTGGGGATCGTGGGATGCCTCGTCAACAGGTATGAGAAGGATCTCAGGTCAGAGATCCCATCGGCCGATCTTTTCGCTAGGGCGGGAGATACCGAGGCGATAGCGAAAGCGATGATCGGAGGGCACCCGTGCCAAAACCGAATCCTGCTCCCGGGCACTCCCTCCTGGACCAGGTACCTGAAGATCAGCGAGGGATGTGACAATCGTTGCAGTTACTGCACCATTCCAAGCATCAGGGGTCCCTTTGCGAGCGTACCCTCCACGATAATTTACGAGGAGGCGGCAAGGTTGGTCTCCGAAGGCGCCAGGGAGATTTGCCTGGTTGCCCAAGACCTTACCGCCTATGGGCAGGACGCGGGAGATGAGGTAGACCTCGACCTGCTTATTGATGGGTTTGAGGATCGTTTCGAGAGAGAAGACCTTTGGTTCAGACTTCTTTATCTTAACCCGGGAAGGGTCGATAGAAATCTGATCGAAAAGGTGGTTTCCAGCGATCTCTTCCTCAACTATCTGGATATGCCCGTTCAGCACGCCTCCGCCCGGATCCTGGAGGCCATGAACCGGGGAGGAGCCGAAGGCGAAAGGGCCTTGGATCTCTTTTCCTTTGCCCGTTCGCTGGATCCGTGGTTCGCGCTGAGGACCACCATCATGGTGGGCTTTCCCGGAGAGACAGCGGAAGACTTTGAGAAACTGCTTGCCTTTCTCAAATCGGCGAAAATCGACAGGGTAGGCGTTTTCCCCTTTTACCCGGAAGAGGGGACACCGGCGGCGGCGATGGAAGGCCAGGTCGACGAGGATGTCAAGAGGGAAAGGATGGAACGTCTCTTCTCTCTCCAGGAGGAAATCTCCCTCGACAGGCAGAAGCTCTTCGAGGGGGCAGTCCTCAAGGTCCTGGTCGATGGGTGCCACCCTGAAGATGAGTACCTGGAAGGCCGTTCCTTCAGGGAGGCTCTCGAAGTCGACGGTGTGATCGAAGCAAGCTTTAAAGAGGTCATCAGGCCGGGCGAGTTCGTGAAGGTCAGGATACTGGAAGCCCTGGAGCATGACTTGGTCGGGGAGGTTGTGACGCCGTGA
- a CDS encoding phosphatidylglycerophosphatase A, with protein sequence MPGTLASFAAVVVAMFLPVNAVLIILLAVLGGIASWSYSKRIGVKDPPEVVIDEVVGMWISLYGFGPHFFLPALGLFRILDIVKPFPVRNVEKLPAGIGIMADDVLAGLMTNLILRGLSWFFLGGGLRVMTRI encoded by the coding sequence ATGCCCGGGACTCTGGCCTCCTTCGCGGCCGTAGTGGTCGCGATGTTCCTGCCCGTCAATGCGGTGTTGATAATCCTGCTGGCCGTCCTTGGAGGAATAGCATCCTGGTCCTACTCTAAGCGTATAGGCGTGAAGGATCCGCCGGAAGTTGTCATCGACGAAGTGGTCGGGATGTGGATATCCCTATACGGTTTCGGTCCTCATTTTTTTCTGCCGGCTTTGGGACTTTTCAGGATTCTCGATATCGTCAAACCCTTTCCGGTCAGGAACGTGGAAAAACTGCCGGCGGGAATTGGCATAATGGCCGATGATGTCCTTGCCGGACTTATGACTAATCTTATACTCAGGGGGTTATCATGGTTTTTCCTGGGCGGGGGTCTGCGGGTTATGACCCGGATATGA
- a CDS encoding CinA family protein yields the protein MKEANESAGRVEELSRVVLAEARARGLTICCAESCTGGLLSGALTDNAGSSDVFAGGVVSYSNRSKTRILKVSEELIQEHGAVSEECALAMALGALNLFESDIACSVTGIAGPGGAVPGKPVGLVWFAVTSSSGSKAFERYFKGDRRSIREMAVASALAEVVVALRRARGVDHGC from the coding sequence ATGAAAGAAGCAAATGAGAGCGCGGGTCGTGTTGAAGAGCTTTCCCGCGTGGTCCTTGCCGAAGCAAGAGCCAGAGGGCTTACGATTTGTTGCGCTGAATCCTGTACAGGAGGGCTTCTGTCGGGAGCTCTCACCGATAACGCTGGCTCTTCCGACGTCTTCGCCGGCGGGGTCGTCAGTTATTCAAACCGTTCCAAGACGAGGATCCTCAAGGTTTCGGAAGAATTGATCCAGGAACATGGAGCCGTTAGCGAAGAGTGCGCCCTTGCAATGGCCCTCGGCGCTTTGAATCTTTTCGAGTCCGACATAGCCTGTTCGGTCACGGGGATCGCGGGTCCGGGAGGAGCGGTACCCGGGAAACCCGTAGGGTTAGTATGGTTCGCCGTGACCTCATCCTCCGGGAGCAAGGCCTTTGAGAGATACTTCAAGGGGGACAGGAGGTCGATCAGGGAAATGGCCGTCGCCTCGGCTCTCGCGGAGGTGGTCGTGGCCTTGAGACGCGCAAGGGGTGTTGACCATGGCTGTTGA